One genomic window of Bradyrhizobium sp. B124 includes the following:
- a CDS encoding ABC transporter permease, whose translation MNGLFPAARWVRVGLSPYRNSQALWTTINQIRRYPDLLREMVDRDLSAAHARHGFGALWIFIHPLVVVGTYLLIFGFVLGSKLSISADFPGDFSAYILASLVPWLMMQAALVRGPGALIGSASLVKQVVFPIELLPIAATIAATVPHLPALALVILYKAYVGGLSWMLLLLPAVFTVHAILAIGLSFALAAVTPFFRDMREIVTVFTSIAMYLMPTVYLPDWMPRALRPLIYSNPFSYLVWVYQDVLFFGSFKHPYAWAVTIVFALLSLGLGYRMFEKLKPYYGNAL comes from the coding sequence ATGAACGGTCTCTTCCCGGCGGCAAGATGGGTGCGGGTTGGCCTCTCGCCATACCGCAACTCTCAGGCCCTATGGACCACGATCAATCAGATCCGGCGATATCCCGATCTCTTGCGGGAGATGGTCGATCGTGACCTGAGCGCTGCGCATGCGCGGCACGGGTTTGGCGCCTTGTGGATTTTCATTCATCCACTCGTTGTCGTCGGAACATACCTGCTCATCTTCGGCTTCGTGTTGGGCAGCAAGCTGTCGATCAGCGCGGATTTTCCCGGCGATTTCTCTGCCTACATCCTGGCAAGTCTGGTTCCGTGGCTGATGATGCAGGCCGCGCTTGTTCGCGGACCCGGAGCGCTGATAGGGAGCGCAAGTCTCGTCAAGCAGGTTGTGTTTCCGATCGAGCTGCTTCCGATCGCGGCAACCATTGCTGCAACGGTCCCTCATCTGCCGGCGCTTGCGCTCGTCATTCTCTATAAGGCTTATGTGGGCGGGCTCAGCTGGATGCTCCTGCTGCTGCCGGCCGTATTTACCGTTCATGCAATTCTGGCGATCGGATTGAGCTTCGCCCTTGCTGCAGTCACTCCTTTCTTTCGCGATATGCGCGAGATCGTCACGGTGTTCACCTCGATCGCAATGTATCTGATGCCGACGGTGTACCTGCCCGACTGGATGCCGCGTGCCCTTCGTCCATTGATCTATTCGAATCCCTTCAGTTACCTCGTCTGGGTCTACCAGGACGTCCTCTTCTTCGGTTCGTTCAAGCATCCGTACGCCTGGGCGGTTACAATCGTGTTCGCGTTGCTAAGTCTGGGGCTCGGATACCGCATGTTTGAAAAGCTGAAACCGTACTATGGCAATGCTCTCTGA
- a CDS encoding metallophosphoesterase family protein, whose amino-acid sequence MRLGILSDAHGNIEAFELALAILADAKADAIYFLGDAVGYIPEKGVVSALRAGGIHIVRGNHDDMLVRQTTVADREAIYRHCETFALLSDDERDFVSSWPSKLTVRDERGTILFVHGSPKDPLGGYVYPDSSLSDYAEVDADVVFMGHTHHPFVRQHADKLFVNVGSCGLPRGSDLRGSVCIYDPRERAAEIIRFDISGPCRRILSRYPLAPPVASLLERCADFKANEVQS is encoded by the coding sequence ATGCGCCTCGGCATTCTGTCCGACGCTCACGGGAATATCGAGGCGTTCGAGCTGGCGCTGGCGATCTTGGCGGACGCGAAAGCCGATGCGATCTACTTCCTGGGGGACGCAGTTGGGTACATCCCGGAAAAGGGCGTTGTCAGCGCACTTCGGGCCGGCGGCATTCACATCGTGAGAGGAAATCACGATGACATGCTGGTCCGGCAGACGACGGTTGCTGACCGCGAGGCGATCTATCGTCATTGCGAGACGTTTGCGCTGCTGAGCGACGATGAGCGCGACTTTGTCAGCAGCTGGCCGTCGAAATTGACCGTCCGTGATGAGCGTGGAACGATCCTGTTTGTTCATGGCAGCCCAAAGGATCCGTTGGGCGGCTACGTGTATCCGGACAGCAGCCTGTCGGACTATGCGGAGGTCGACGCAGACGTCGTCTTCATGGGACACACACACCATCCCTTTGTGCGGCAGCACGCGGACAAGCTCTTTGTCAATGTAGGGAGTTGCGGCCTACCGCGAGGAAGTGACCTTCGGGGATCGGTCTGTATCTACGATCCACGCGAGCGGGCCGCAGAGATCATCCGGTTCGATATCTCAGGCCCGTGTCGTCGAATCCTGTCGCGCTATCCGCTTGCGCCCCCGGTCGCTTCGCTGCTTGAGAGGTGCGCCGATTTCAAAGCGAACGAGGTGCAATCTTGA
- a CDS encoding class I SAM-dependent methyltransferase: MTMTDGDWQEKLEAFFELRARQISEKPTLDDLCYVAGRNPFLWTDEDLLSDLKSHMLGLMQLDQNCKVLEVGCAAGLLALLVAPNVGKYVGVDLAETPLGVARRLELPNADFRQAAGENLQFGDREFDAAFCYDVFSNFPKFQTGELIIREMLRVVRPGGRVLVGSVPDRSKLEQSQRIAAQLAAGFGAQLAARPPLETMVKQRKPNSLAKVASYLGFAKDAPAAQIKPEIVSYDFLKEDFIDLGKRLRVETEIVDIHPRNPYLGTRFNVIFVAK; the protein is encoded by the coding sequence ATGACGATGACGGACGGTGATTGGCAGGAGAAGCTCGAGGCGTTCTTTGAGCTTCGCGCACGGCAGATATCGGAGAAGCCGACGCTGGATGACCTCTGTTACGTCGCCGGCAGAAATCCGTTTCTCTGGACCGATGAGGACCTGCTTTCCGATCTGAAATCGCACATGTTGGGCCTGATGCAGCTCGACCAGAACTGCAAGGTTCTGGAGGTGGGATGCGCCGCCGGCCTTCTTGCGTTGCTCGTTGCGCCGAACGTAGGCAAGTACGTGGGCGTCGATCTGGCGGAGACCCCGCTCGGCGTTGCGCGACGGCTTGAGCTTCCCAATGCCGACTTCCGCCAGGCGGCCGGGGAGAATTTGCAGTTCGGTGACCGCGAGTTTGACGCCGCCTTTTGCTATGATGTGTTCTCGAACTTTCCGAAGTTTCAGACCGGCGAACTGATCATTCGAGAGATGCTTCGGGTCGTGCGCCCTGGCGGGCGCGTTCTCGTCGGCTCTGTGCCCGACCGGAGCAAGCTTGAACAGTCTCAGCGGATCGCGGCGCAACTGGCGGCTGGATTTGGCGCACAGCTAGCCGCTCGCCCGCCGCTGGAAACCATGGTCAAGCAACGGAAGCCCAATTCTTTGGCCAAGGTTGCAAGCTATCTTGGATTCGCCAAAGACGCGCCCGCCGCGCAGATCAAGCCGGAAATCGTATCGTATGACTTCCTCAAGGAGGACTTCATCGATCTCGGGAAGCGCCTTCGGGTCGAGACAGAGATAGTCGACATCCACCCGCGCAATCCCTATCTCGGCACCCGCTTCAACGTCATTTTCGTCGCTAAATGA
- a CDS encoding ABC transporter ATP-binding protein, with amino-acid sequence MAMLSDNRDAGDLIALAGSLDPQCAIRVTDLGKAYRLYQQPLDFLKEIITGKPRHHEHWAVQNVSFEVLRGRVVGIIGPNGAGKSTLLKIIAGLLDATTGRVEVAGKLSAILELGTGFHPDVSGRDNIVLGGMCLGMTRAEIEAKVPWIIDFSELAEVIDQPFRTYSSGMQARLTFATAISVDPELFIVDEALAAGDTAFVNKCMKRVRQICESGATVLFVSHSSGLISELCDEAIWIDKGRVLMHGNAQRVSKAYEQSVWDIEEARNLRETKKLSESIESTAETGKYELGGDTLQITAVEVIDVEGKPIGVVKNGQPLRIRVSWSGFSEHKQIYASLRIDTARLQAVTGIEGYDGGLFLDGEDGLPERGSVLYEVPELALGEGQYYISAALCRHMLPKGAEAILHYVEKAAQFSVSRNSLWHFNYLYDPKFTCSIERS; translated from the coding sequence ATGGCAATGCTCTCTGACAATCGAGACGCCGGCGACCTGATCGCGCTTGCCGGGTCATTGGACCCGCAGTGCGCCATTCGTGTCACTGACCTGGGAAAGGCCTATCGGCTCTATCAGCAGCCGTTGGACTTCCTGAAGGAGATCATCACCGGAAAGCCCCGGCACCATGAGCATTGGGCGGTCCAGAATGTTTCCTTTGAAGTGTTGCGCGGGCGCGTGGTCGGCATCATCGGGCCGAACGGCGCGGGAAAAAGTACCCTCCTGAAGATCATTGCCGGACTGCTGGATGCCACAACCGGGCGAGTTGAAGTGGCCGGAAAGCTGTCCGCGATCCTGGAATTGGGGACCGGCTTTCATCCGGATGTGTCGGGTCGCGACAACATCGTGCTGGGCGGCATGTGCCTGGGTATGACGAGAGCGGAAATCGAGGCAAAGGTTCCCTGGATCATCGATTTCAGCGAGCTTGCCGAGGTGATCGATCAGCCGTTCCGGACCTACTCGAGCGGCATGCAGGCGAGACTCACCTTCGCTACCGCGATCAGCGTCGATCCGGAGTTATTCATCGTCGACGAGGCTCTCGCTGCCGGCGACACCGCATTTGTCAACAAGTGCATGAAGCGAGTTCGTCAGATCTGCGAAAGCGGCGCCACCGTCCTGTTCGTCTCGCACTCGAGCGGGTTGATCAGCGAACTGTGTGACGAGGCGATCTGGATCGACAAGGGGCGGGTGCTGATGCACGGAAATGCCCAGCGTGTCAGCAAGGCCTATGAGCAGAGTGTTTGGGATATCGAGGAAGCGCGCAATCTCCGGGAAACCAAGAAGCTGAGCGAATCGATTGAGAGCACGGCCGAAACCGGAAAATACGAGCTTGGCGGCGACACCCTGCAGATCACTGCCGTCGAGGTGATCGACGTCGAAGGCAAGCCGATCGGCGTTGTCAAGAACGGGCAGCCACTTCGCATCCGGGTGTCGTGGTCGGGCTTCTCCGAGCACAAGCAGATCTACGCAAGTCTGCGGATCGATACCGCACGGCTTCAGGCGGTGACCGGAATTGAGGGATACGACGGTGGCCTGTTTCTCGACGGGGAGGATGGTCTGCCGGAACGTGGCAGCGTCCTCTACGAGGTGCCCGAGCTCGCTCTTGGCGAAGGACAATATTACATCTCTGCCGCTCTGTGCCGGCACATGCTGCCGAAGGGGGCGGAAGCCATCCTGCATTATGTCGAGAAGGCGGCGCAGTTCTCGGTGTCGCGCAATTCACTGTGGCATTTCAATTATCTCTACGATCCGAAATTCACCTGCAGTATCGAGCGAAGCTGA
- a CDS encoding ATP-grasp domain-containing protein — protein MKSRRAKVLLTGIGGGGHGEQILKALRLGELEYDIVGTDVSDLCANRNLVNKFVQLPRASHPAYLDELRSLALSEKCVAVFHGSEPEMAVLSRARSALEADGLYVPVNPPTVLEICQDKTKTMAHLASCGLSAPSFMEVRTLSDLDQWETLPAILKPSVGGGGSANVFIVQSREELLAFSRYLLATSEAFIIQEYIGTSDDEYTVGVLFGADGALLNSIAIRRVINNALTIRTQVPNRSGRPDLGSRLVISTGISQGHIADWPDVRSACEKIAGSLSPRAPINVQCRVVDGAVVPFEINPRFSGTTSLRAMAGYNEPDILVRRDVYGENIPVRFPYKEMTILRGLQEHSIG, from the coding sequence TTGAAGAGTAGACGCGCAAAAGTTCTGCTGACGGGGATCGGCGGGGGCGGTCACGGCGAACAAATACTCAAGGCTCTCCGGTTGGGCGAGCTCGAGTACGACATTGTGGGCACGGACGTGAGCGATCTGTGCGCAAACCGAAACCTCGTCAATAAGTTTGTGCAATTGCCGCGGGCGAGCCACCCCGCGTATCTGGATGAGCTTCGATCGCTGGCCTTATCGGAAAAATGTGTTGCCGTCTTTCATGGATCAGAACCCGAGATGGCTGTTCTGAGCCGAGCGCGATCCGCGCTCGAGGCTGACGGCCTGTACGTGCCGGTAAATCCGCCGACCGTTCTTGAGATTTGTCAGGACAAGACGAAAACGATGGCTCACCTGGCCTCGTGCGGATTGTCGGCGCCGAGCTTCATGGAAGTGCGCACGCTGTCGGATCTCGACCAATGGGAGACCCTGCCGGCAATCCTCAAGCCGTCGGTCGGCGGCGGTGGGTCGGCGAATGTCTTCATCGTTCAATCGCGCGAAGAACTGCTGGCCTTCTCGCGCTATCTGCTTGCGACTTCTGAAGCCTTCATTATCCAGGAATACATCGGAACCTCGGACGACGAATATACGGTCGGCGTGCTGTTCGGTGCGGATGGTGCCCTCCTCAATTCGATTGCGATCCGGCGGGTCATCAACAACGCCCTGACGATCCGTACCCAGGTCCCCAATCGGTCGGGTCGTCCCGATCTCGGATCGCGGCTTGTGATATCGACTGGCATTTCGCAGGGACATATTGCGGACTGGCCTGATGTGCGAAGCGCGTGCGAGAAAATCGCCGGCTCCCTTTCACCGAGAGCTCCGATCAACGTGCAGTGCCGTGTCGTGGACGGTGCCGTCGTTCCGTTTGAGATCAATCCCAGATTCTCGGGAACGACCTCGCTGAGGGCAATGGCTGGATACAACGAGCCGGACATTCTCGTTCGAAGAGATGTCTACGGCGAGAACATTCCGGTGCGGTTTCCATACAAGGAAATGACGATCCTGCGGGGCTTGCAAGAGCATTCGATTGGCTAA
- a CDS encoding acyltransferase, with protein MSEMREDPRFPGVLIHQSSYVDDGAVLGRGTKIWHFCHILARTVIGEDCSIGQNVMIGPNVRIGNGCKIQNNVSIYDGVELDDDVFCGPSCVFTNVNNPRAGVSRKDEFRKTPIGRGASIGANATIVCGHSLGEYCFIGAGAVVTKNVAAFSLMAGNPARRIGWMSRAGERLGSDLVCPRTHRRYELHDEALVEIEG; from the coding sequence ATGAGCGAGATGCGCGAGGATCCGCGCTTTCCGGGCGTCCTGATCCATCAATCGAGCTACGTTGACGATGGGGCGGTGCTCGGGCGCGGCACCAAGATCTGGCACTTTTGCCACATTCTGGCCCGGACGGTGATCGGCGAGGATTGCTCGATCGGCCAGAACGTGATGATCGGTCCGAACGTTCGGATCGGAAACGGCTGCAAGATCCAGAACAACGTCTCGATCTATGATGGCGTCGAACTTGACGATGACGTGTTCTGCGGCCCGAGTTGCGTCTTCACGAACGTGAACAATCCGCGCGCCGGCGTGTCGCGGAAGGACGAGTTTCGCAAGACGCCGATCGGACGCGGAGCCAGCATCGGCGCCAATGCGACCATCGTCTGCGGACATTCGCTGGGCGAGTACTGCTTCATCGGAGCCGGTGCCGTCGTCACGAAGAATGTCGCCGCATTTTCGTTGATGGCAGGCAATCCGGCCCGCCGAATTGGTTGGATGAGTAGAGCAGGCGAGCGGCTGGGCAGCGATCTGGTCTGCCCACGCACTCACCGTCGTTATGAGCTTCATGATGAAGCGCTGGTTGAAATCGAGGGTTGA
- a CDS encoding GNAT family N-acetyltransferase, whose amino-acid sequence MRIVGFHDVDRGRWNALAASSTEAWLNHDTAWVSIEERFFVDANLSFALIENDEIVGIQPLYLSDGTGTPFGERLLHSGIHRHTGLATSGRIDRGTRKALRTAAMDEIFRLAELYDVDRIQLNSHNLAPSNRAESREEIPFWVRDFGFQLGIAFGPNGMSPFPGHSTVNADQLVELDQSEDDMFSNLDEGCRRAVRKALKAGLEFEVATDRSALKDYLEIAEESAVRTGEALPPISYYEAVLDGFFAQGRAHLLFVRERAARLAGLIVLSDKTAVHFMAGAARSDALKLRPNDLLHWSAMLWAKRAGFRTYRLGPWFPEVPRDWPISKVSYFKTKFGSTSLPIIQGSMFRRPERYRRELPALEENLTGVGYRAAESFVSARAGSEFVAHLLRVFGFPGASASPDGRPLVLYRPQREDVSRASDFLGRGGSVVAVLPAVGFAKAFAVRSEARAVDSPRVLQAEMAGQKPWKRLRTLRSYMRFVAAEGVPVVTDDEGRAAWLCLRTSAGGSMIFAGTDIVSDLVRYRQGDPAAADRRPTDAMWGFAGERPNYLFEGQLAGEDARERHADWWCEALSDALTRLCGETRLPMLPNGAPGAIVITGDDDQAALDRYAEQLEALGSLPVTYFLHPLTKHTPETLAQLKSRRRVELGLHPDALEEPQKYAELFSEQANWFKQLTGEDTRTVRNHGFLNDGYWKHAEAWNAHGVKGSSNLPGLDGRMLNGSLLPGRLLLDDKLTDHWSILTAIGDGIVFVHGWNDDQSADCIFGLADDIRKSGVPGVIVVNLHPENIDKTRGMHHAVRKVVDDGFVPWTMSECLAWFESRPEQRQADVRPAFSWARLLGRRSG is encoded by the coding sequence ATGAGAATCGTCGGATTTCACGACGTCGATCGTGGCCGCTGGAACGCGCTGGCGGCGTCTTCGACCGAGGCCTGGCTGAACCACGATACGGCGTGGGTTTCGATCGAGGAGCGTTTCTTTGTCGATGCGAACCTGTCGTTTGCCCTGATTGAGAACGACGAAATCGTCGGTATTCAGCCGTTGTACCTGAGCGACGGGACCGGTACGCCGTTCGGTGAGCGCCTTCTGCATTCAGGAATCCATCGTCATACCGGCTTGGCTACAAGCGGGCGGATCGACCGCGGTACCAGGAAAGCTCTCCGCACGGCGGCCATGGACGAGATATTTCGATTGGCCGAACTGTACGATGTCGATCGGATCCAGCTCAATTCCCACAATCTTGCGCCGAGCAATCGCGCGGAGTCGCGTGAGGAAATTCCGTTTTGGGTGAGAGACTTTGGATTCCAGCTCGGAATAGCGTTCGGTCCAAATGGAATGAGCCCTTTCCCGGGTCACTCGACGGTCAATGCCGATCAGTTGGTCGAGCTTGACCAGTCCGAAGACGACATGTTCTCGAATTTGGACGAAGGGTGCCGAAGGGCCGTTCGGAAGGCGCTCAAGGCGGGCCTCGAGTTCGAAGTCGCCACCGATCGATCAGCCCTGAAGGACTACCTGGAAATAGCCGAAGAGTCGGCCGTCAGAACGGGAGAGGCGTTGCCGCCGATTTCCTACTATGAGGCGGTGCTCGATGGCTTTTTCGCACAAGGCCGGGCGCATCTGCTCTTCGTGCGTGAACGAGCCGCCCGGTTAGCCGGGTTGATCGTGCTCAGCGACAAGACGGCCGTGCACTTCATGGCCGGAGCCGCCCGATCTGATGCCTTGAAGCTCCGACCCAACGACTTGCTTCATTGGAGCGCGATGTTGTGGGCCAAGCGAGCCGGGTTTCGAACGTATCGTCTGGGGCCGTGGTTTCCGGAAGTGCCGCGAGACTGGCCGATCTCGAAAGTGTCGTACTTCAAGACGAAGTTCGGATCGACGTCATTGCCGATCATTCAGGGGAGTATGTTTCGTCGCCCGGAAAGATACCGTCGGGAATTGCCCGCGTTGGAAGAGAACCTCACAGGCGTCGGCTATCGCGCAGCGGAGTCTTTTGTGTCCGCGCGAGCCGGCAGTGAGTTTGTTGCCCACCTTCTGCGCGTCTTCGGATTTCCTGGTGCCTCGGCGTCGCCGGACGGCAGGCCTCTGGTTCTGTATCGTCCGCAGCGCGAGGATGTCAGCCGAGCGTCCGACTTTCTCGGTCGCGGCGGCTCCGTCGTTGCCGTATTGCCGGCCGTTGGGTTTGCGAAGGCATTCGCCGTCAGATCGGAAGCAAGGGCCGTCGATTCGCCGCGGGTCCTGCAGGCCGAAATGGCGGGGCAGAAGCCCTGGAAGAGGTTGCGGACGCTTCGTTCGTATATGCGATTTGTGGCGGCGGAAGGCGTGCCTGTCGTCACCGATGACGAGGGGCGGGCCGCCTGGCTCTGCTTACGCACCTCCGCGGGCGGGTCGATGATATTCGCCGGCACCGATATCGTTTCGGACCTCGTTCGGTATCGCCAGGGCGATCCTGCGGCCGCCGACAGGCGGCCCACGGATGCAATGTGGGGCTTCGCCGGTGAGCGGCCAAACTATCTCTTCGAAGGCCAGCTTGCCGGCGAGGATGCGCGTGAGCGGCATGCCGACTGGTGGTGCGAAGCCCTGTCGGACGCACTGACGCGCCTGTGCGGCGAGACCAGGCTTCCGATGTTGCCGAATGGGGCGCCGGGCGCGATCGTCATCACGGGCGATGACGATCAAGCCGCGCTCGATCGGTATGCCGAGCAGCTGGAAGCGCTCGGCTCGCTGCCGGTTACATATTTTCTTCATCCGCTTACCAAGCATACACCGGAGACGTTGGCGCAACTCAAGTCGCGCAGGCGCGTCGAACTTGGTTTGCATCCCGACGCGCTTGAAGAGCCGCAAAAATATGCCGAGCTCTTCTCGGAACAGGCGAACTGGTTCAAGCAGCTGACGGGAGAGGACACGCGGACTGTCCGAAACCATGGATTTCTGAACGACGGGTATTGGAAACATGCCGAGGCATGGAATGCGCACGGCGTGAAGGGGAGCTCCAACCTGCCTGGGCTTGATGGTCGCATGCTCAACGGCTCGCTGCTACCCGGAAGACTTTTGCTCGATGACAAGCTCACGGATCACTGGAGCATCCTGACCGCCATCGGCGACGGGATCGTGTTCGTGCACGGCTGGAATGATGATCAATCGGCGGATTGCATTTTCGGACTTGCGGACGATATTCGCAAGAGCGGCGTCCCCGGCGTGATCGTCGTCAATCTGCATCCGGAGAATATCGACAAGACCCGAGGGATGCATCACGCGGTTCGCAAGGTCGTCGACGACGGGTTCGTTCCGTGGACGATGAGCGAATGCCTCGCATGGTTCGAGAGCCGTCCCGAGCAGCGGCAGGCTGACGTTCGGCCGGCTTTCTCCTGGGCGCGGCTTTTGGGCCGACGGAGCGGCTGA
- a CDS encoding NAD-dependent epimerase/dehydratase family protein: MDIRGKKVVVIGGAGLIGSHAVDQLTQTDVGEIVIYDNFVRGTHENLAGALRDPRVKIFEAGGDITQVDILDAALKGADGVFQFAALWLLQCHEFPRTAFDVNVNGMFNVLDGCVRNGVKRLVWSSSASVYGDAVEEPMTEDHPFNNKNFYGATKICGEAMARAYHFRYGLDYVGLRYMNVYGPRQDYRGAYIAVIMKMLDAIDKGEGPTILGDGSEAFDFVAVEDCARANLCAMGASATDRFYNVGTGHRTSLKQIAEKLLNLTGSNQPINYAPRSQATLVRNRIGSPKRAQEEIGFTAAIDLDEGLRRLIDWRRSHIDQVDQRRAKAQI; this comes from the coding sequence ATGGACATTCGCGGAAAGAAGGTTGTCGTTATCGGGGGCGCCGGGCTGATCGGGTCGCATGCGGTCGATCAGCTGACGCAGACTGACGTCGGCGAGATCGTCATTTACGACAACTTCGTGCGCGGCACGCATGAGAACCTCGCGGGCGCGCTGCGCGACCCTCGCGTCAAGATCTTCGAGGCCGGCGGCGATATCACCCAGGTCGACATCCTCGATGCGGCCCTGAAGGGCGCCGACGGGGTGTTTCAGTTCGCTGCGCTCTGGTTGCTGCAGTGTCACGAATTTCCGCGAACAGCCTTTGACGTCAATGTCAACGGAATGTTCAACGTCCTGGACGGATGCGTGCGCAACGGCGTCAAGCGGCTGGTCTGGTCGTCGTCGGCCTCCGTCTATGGCGATGCCGTCGAGGAGCCGATGACGGAAGACCATCCGTTCAACAACAAGAACTTCTATGGTGCGACCAAGATCTGTGGCGAGGCCATGGCCCGTGCCTACCACTTCCGCTATGGCCTCGACTATGTCGGCCTCCGGTACATGAACGTGTATGGACCGCGTCAGGACTACCGGGGAGCCTATATCGCGGTGATCATGAAGATGCTCGACGCGATCGACAAGGGAGAGGGACCGACGATCCTGGGGGATGGCTCGGAGGCGTTCGATTTCGTCGCGGTGGAAGATTGCGCGCGCGCCAATCTGTGCGCCATGGGCGCGAGTGCGACGGATCGCTTCTACAATGTCGGCACAGGACACCGGACCTCGCTGAAGCAGATCGCCGAAAAGCTCCTGAACCTCACCGGCTCCAATCAGCCGATCAACTATGCGCCGCGGAGCCAGGCCACGCTGGTGCGCAATCGGATCGGATCGCCGAAGCGGGCCCAGGAGGAGATCGGCTTCACCGCCGCAATCGACCTGGACGAAGGGCTGCGGCGGCTGATCGACTGGCGCAGAAGCCATATCGATCAGGTCGATCAGCGTCGTGCGAAGGCTCAAATCTGA
- the asnB gene encoding asparagine synthase (glutamine-hydrolyzing) gives MCGIAGILHRDGRPASITTLTAMTDIIAHRGPDGEGHYCNGPVGLGHRRLSIIDLTDAARQPMEMRDGRFVLTYNGEIYNFKELKVELSARGHVFNSSGDSEVLLHAFAEWGLGALLKFNGMFAFAIWDNHERKLTLARDRFGVKPLYYAELGQTFVFASEHKAFRAFSEYKSRVDIRGLSEYLSFQNFFAERTLFAGVKLLPAGCYLQISQDSRAVEPVQYWDFHFEEPEYAVDENEAIDELDRLFRQAVNRQLVSDVEVGCYLSGGMDSGSITALASSQLPFMRTFTVGFDLNSASGVELGYDERTKAEHMSYLFKTEHYEMVLKAGDMERALPQLAWHLEEPRVGQSYPNFYAAKLASKFGKVVLTGTGGDELFGGYPWRYYRAVVNDDFDHYIEKYFGFWQRMVPSGTMPKLLGPVWDEARQTSPIDIFRGVFKEHASELRRPEDYVNHSLYFEAKTFLNGLLIVEDKLAMAHGLESRVPFLDNDLVDFAMKLPAKMKLGNLTEVIRLNENEPGGKAQRYYERTKDGKLILRKMMSRHIPDEVAEREKQGFSAPDASWFKGESIEYVKRRLFSNTARIYDLVDRKTVRSLVDEHLEGRENRRLLIWSLLNLEQIMESSF, from the coding sequence ATGTGTGGCATAGCCGGAATTCTGCACCGCGACGGGCGGCCCGCTTCAATCACCACGTTGACGGCAATGACCGATATCATTGCCCATCGCGGGCCGGACGGCGAGGGCCACTATTGCAACGGTCCCGTTGGACTCGGTCATCGCCGGCTGTCGATCATTGATCTGACCGACGCCGCGCGGCAGCCGATGGAGATGCGCGACGGCCGATTTGTGCTGACCTACAACGGGGAGATTTACAACTTCAAGGAATTGAAGGTCGAGCTTTCTGCCAGGGGGCACGTCTTCAACTCCTCGGGCGACAGTGAGGTGTTGCTGCACGCCTTCGCCGAGTGGGGTCTGGGCGCGCTTCTCAAGTTCAACGGCATGTTCGCCTTTGCGATCTGGGACAATCACGAGCGGAAGCTCACCTTGGCCCGGGATCGCTTCGGCGTGAAGCCGCTCTACTATGCCGAACTTGGGCAGACATTCGTGTTCGCGTCTGAGCACAAGGCTTTTCGGGCATTTTCGGAGTACAAGTCGCGCGTCGACATCAGGGGGCTGTCGGAATATCTCAGCTTTCAGAACTTCTTCGCTGAGCGGACACTGTTTGCCGGCGTGAAGTTGTTGCCGGCCGGCTGCTATCTGCAGATTTCGCAGGACAGCAGGGCCGTCGAGCCGGTGCAGTACTGGGATTTTCATTTCGAGGAGCCCGAGTACGCCGTCGATGAGAATGAGGCGATCGACGAGCTCGATCGCCTGTTCAGGCAGGCGGTCAACCGGCAGCTTGTGAGCGACGTCGAGGTCGGGTGCTATCTTTCCGGCGGCATGGATTCAGGCTCCATCACCGCGCTGGCATCGAGCCAACTGCCGTTCATGCGGACCTTTACGGTCGGCTTCGATCTCAACTCGGCCTCGGGCGTCGAACTCGGATACGACGAGCGGACCAAGGCCGAGCACATGTCGTATTTGTTCAAGACCGAGCACTACGAGATGGTCTTGAAGGCCGGCGACATGGAGCGTGCGCTGCCGCAGCTTGCATGGCATCTGGAAGAGCCTCGCGTCGGCCAGTCCTATCCGAATTTCTATGCGGCAAAACTCGCATCCAAGTTTGGCAAGGTGGTCCTGACCGGGACCGGGGGAGACGAACTCTTCGGCGGATACCCCTGGCGTTACTACCGCGCCGTCGTGAACGACGACTTCGATCATTATATCGAGAAGTACTTCGGATTCTGGCAGCGCATGGTTCCGAGCGGAACGATGCCGAAGCTGCTGGGGCCGGTATGGGATGAGGCCAGGCAGACCTCGCCGATCGATATCTTCAGGGGAGTGTTCAAGGAGCACGCCTCGGAGCTGCGGCGGCCCGAGGATTACGTCAATCACTCGCTCTACTTCGAGGCCAAGACGTTCCTGAACGGGCTGCTGATCGTCGAGGACAAGCTGGCGATGGCGCATGGACTCGAGAGCCGAGTGCCGTTTCTCGACAATGATCTCGTCGATTTCGCAATGAAGCTTCCCGCCAAGATGAAGCTCGGCAATCTGACCGAGGTCATTCGCCTCAACGAAAACGAGCCCGGCGGAAAGGCGCAGCGCTATTACGAGCGCACCAAGGACGGCAAGTTGATTTTGCGGAAGATGATGAGCCGGCATATCCCCGACGAGGTGGCGGAGCGCGAGAAGCAGGGCTTCTCCGCGCCGGATGCCAGCTGGTTCAAGGGGGAGAGCATCGAGTATGTCAAACGGAGGCTCTTCAGCAACACGGCCCGCATCTACGACCTGGTCGACCGAAAGACCGTTCGCTCACTGGTCGACGAACATCTGGAAGGACGGGAAAACAGGCGGCTGCTGATCTGGTCTTTGCTCAATCTCGAGCAGATCATGGAAAGCAGCTTTTAG